One Anguilla rostrata isolate EN2019 chromosome 15, ASM1855537v3, whole genome shotgun sequence genomic window, tatatacaaaGCATAAATAATTAGGAAAATAAATGCACCCACTCCTGGCATAACCTTTGTTTGGTTGGCGGTTGTAGAGTTTGTTGAACTAAATAATCAATGCACTTAGAATTTGCCAAATTCAGTGAAAGTGAGTCaggaatgaacaaaaacaaaaacaaaaaaaacacctaagTAGGTAAACAAATATTGATGAGTACAGCGTGTATTCAAAGCGCAGCATAGTCTAGAGCAGCTGACGCTTACCAAGCTGGTAGTGGTCGATCTTCATGCTGCTGTTGGTCAATGCGCCAAAGATGGTGATGATGGAGACCTTTCTGACGGCCATCTCACACACGTGCTCCAGGTACTCGTCCCTCTGCTGGACGTACATGTTGTTCTCCTCGTGCGGAGAGGTGATCACCTGGAGATACGAGGAGTGCGGTGGACAGAGAGCACGGAACACTGGCAAGCCTGCCTTGTAAAACGGTGACAGTCCATCCAGCCTCTTCCATATAGTTTACTATGCATTGCCGCGTGGAATTGCGTCTGTACATTTCAGAGGACAACTGTTCCTGCATTAACAGGAAACTAGAAGCATGTAAGTTGTGGTGGGGCTGTGGCTAAAAAATATGCACAGTGTAATATTACACAGTGTATGCACGCACATCCAGACATCGgtgaaaaaaaggcaaactaAATCTATTTCTGCTCTTCCATAAATCCTCGAgctccaacaaaaaaaacactaaaacactGAATCTATGGAGACAAACATATCCtgactgatttttaattttaaaaaaattgaatttatctCTCCCCTATTTGGAATCCCCAATCGTATTCATCACTGCTTCTACTGATTTGGGAGAATACAGATAAGCTCTGCTCCAATGCAGGTGAGGTCAGTCACTGCTTCTCATCACATCGCAGTCCACATGCTGGGCTCACACAGAGGAGTCTAAGTAAGATCATATGCAGATCAACAGGTGAACTGTGGGTGCCAAATTATCAACAGGGCTTGGTGTCACATGGTGATGGCCAAATGAAACCCTCCCTTCTCTGGGCAAGGCTAGGGCTAATTGTGCATGGCCATACAGGGCTGCCAGCCATAGTTGGTACTGGCATGGTCTGCAATTAATACTGGACCacagggcccatccacacaccgcAAGAGCGCCTTAACAAGACGAGTCCCCCAAGCAGCCTCTAACCGAAATTACCGTAACAAAGCCTGGAACTGGACCATACTTACAATAAGCCGTCTTCTACTTTCAAAGTAATCTAGGAAGGAGGCTAAAGTGCCTTTAGGCGGAGGCGCTTTCTTTGAGGGCTTCTGGAAGGCATCTTTGTCGTCCTTATTCTTGGAGGCCTTCTTTCCCGCCTTTTTGTTGCGATTGTCTCCCTTGCCCTCTTTGGCAGCCTTTGCCTTCTTATCGGGTTTATTCCTCTTGGCTGACTTGTCTGGCTTGTCagacttcttcttcttcttctcaggTTTGCCGTTCTTcccttttcccttctttttggAGATGACCTCCAGCTCAGACCCCTCTGGATCCTCAGGTTTGGGCCCCACCGCTGGGGACTTCTCCTCATATTCATTGCTCAGCACCTTCCCACCATTCTTCTTCTTAGGGGGTTTGGCTTTGGCGGGATTGTGCTCAGTTGGCACCACACCTTCTTGCTTGCGGCCGTAATCCTTCTTGTCCGTGCGATTGTCGCCGTACTGTCCCGTGTAGGCCTTTGTGTAGTACTCAGAGGGAGGCGTGGGGTAAGGTGTGACTTTGTGCCTGGGACGATCCTTGCGATTACCTCTCGAAGGTTCGGCAGTGGCTTTGGGGGCTGGAATCCAGTGTGGAGGCGTTTTGGCCTTGGCGGGCCTCTGGGTAGGTGGGggagtggtggtggtagtggtggtggtggtggtgggaggtgctatggtggtggtggaggtggtagTTGCCCGTGTGGTTGTGGTGGGAcgcgtggtggtggtggtggtcgtTGGCTTTGTCGTAGTTGTCGTTGttgtggtggtagtggtggtggtggccaGGGCAGTGGTAGTCTGAATGGGTCGGCGGAATGGCTTACGCTGAACTGGCTTCCTCGGCACAGGTGTGTCCACCTGAGCGTTTGTGCCGGACGTGCGGGTTCCGccaccctcctccacctgcccctCGACACCAGCCCCCTTGCACTTCTGCACAAAGCCCTTCTGCCTGGTCTTCTCCAGCTTGCGCATAGGCGTCCGATCGATGGCCTCGTACATGGCCTCCAGCCTGACCGGGTAGGGGTAGCGCTCCTCCACCTGCAGCGTCTTCTTCAGCAGCACCATCCCAAACTTCCCCTTCTCCAGCTTCAGGAAGTTCATGAGCCTGGGGATGAGGGCGGTGTCCAGGGGCTCCTCCATGACTTTGCCCTCGCTGGTGATGCGTCTCACTTTgccccccgtctccccctccTGGTGGAACATGACGATCTGCTGCACGTGCCGCTCCGCCAACTCGCAATACACGTCCGGCTTCAGGAGGCTCATCATCAGCCTGTAGTAACCGTCCGAGTCGTGTGGGGCGGAGATGACCAGCACGCGGTTTTTCCCAGCGAAGCTCGCTAAAAGATTAGGAGACCCCGCGCCGCTCGGCATGCGGGCAAGCCTCGCCCGAGATCCTGGAGCGCCATCGTCCTGAACCATGGCGTTCAGATGGGGGCTTCGCTGCTGAACAGGTCTCCTGCCAGGCAGCATCCTTCTGACCTGCAGAGCCCTCGCACGTCCTGCAATCTGATACTGCCGCTGTACAGGACCACGTCTCCCCTGGCTGCCTGGGCTGAGCACGGGCTGAGCATCGCCGTCAGCAGCGCGAGTCTGAGCTTCTGACTGCGAGTTTGCTTTGTTTGGCCTGGCGCGAGCAAAAGAAAGCCGTCTGAGATTTTCCCGTCTCTCAGCCTGCAGCAGCTCAGTGTCATCTCCTGCCCAGGCTAGCGCCAGCAACGCAACCGCTACCCCAAACATCAGTGTCCGCTTCATTATATCGCTCTACCAAAGAAAAATCCACATGAAGAGAAAGAAATTCCGAGTGTGCAGCATAGGTTTTAGCGTCTTTAGTTGATAACAAAGGGTACCAGTTGTAATGAGTCAGTTACAAATGTTATACGCTTCAAAGCATTGTTCACTAGTCTAGCTTCGCTGCAGAGCActtttcatttgttaattaCAAGGCAACAGTCCGACAGAAGCACAAAATTATGACTCCAAACAATAGTGCAATTTGAATGATTTtcaaaaccagaaaacaaaatgatcaattattatttaaaaacctgTACATAATTATACAATAAAACGCATATAAAGTAAAACAATGACAACTCGTTTAAATACGTGAATCCAACTTTAAAATAGTGCGCAAAAGAATAAACGAAGCATTCCGTGGCATTAAAATCCACTGACCACTTGTCCTATTAATTCGTCGAATCGAAAGGAAATGTCACATGACACTTGCGTTGAAGAACGAAATAGTCCTTTCGCGATTCCAAATTATcaaccaaataaaaactaatataTGCGTAGGACTTCCATTAACCGCTACTTTCCCCAAGAAGTAATTTACCGCTTAGTTCGTCTCACTGCACCGCGGAGCACTTTAATACTGTTTCCGGAGGAGAGAAGGGACTTTATATTAGTCTCCAAAGACGAAAGAAATCTCAGGAAAGCGATGGTTGGAGTGAGTCTCGCCTTCCCCTTTCCCATTACACTGGAAGCTATCCCAGAAATGTCACGAAAGCAGCAACAGCCTGCGCGCCCTACGCCAGGGAGGAACACGGATCAACCGCTGGAGGTAAAGTTGGATAAAACGGGCGTAGCGGATCTCGAGCACCATTCGACACCGCCTCTTCTTGTGTGAAATCTGCTACGAATAACGTTTCCGGATTTGTATTTATGCCCAT contains:
- the ccdc80 gene encoding coiled-coil domain-containing protein 80, coding for MKRTLMFGVAVALLALAWAGDDTELLQAERRENLRRLSFARARPNKANSQSEAQTRAADGDAQPVLSPGSQGRRGPVQRQYQIAGRARALQVRRMLPGRRPVQQRSPHLNAMVQDDGAPGSRARLARMPSGAGSPNLLASFAGKNRVLVISAPHDSDGYYRLMMSLLKPDVYCELAERHVQQIVMFHQEGETGGKVRRITSEGKVMEEPLDTALIPRLMNFLKLEKGKFGMVLLKKTLQVEERYPYPVRLEAMYEAIDRTPMRKLEKTRQKGFVQKCKGAGVEGQVEEGGGTRTSGTNAQVDTPVPRKPVQRKPFRRPIQTTTALATTTTTTTTTTTTTKPTTTTTTTRPTTTTRATTTSTTTIAPPTTTTTTTTTTPPPTQRPAKAKTPPHWIPAPKATAEPSRGNRKDRPRHKVTPYPTPPSEYYTKAYTGQYGDNRTDKKDYGRKQEGVVPTEHNPAKAKPPKKKNGGKVLSNEYEEKSPAVGPKPEDPEGSELEVISKKKGKGKNGKPEKKKKKSDKPDKSAKRNKPDKKAKAAKEGKGDNRNKKAGKKASKNKDDKDAFQKPSKKAPPPKGTLASFLDYFESRRRLIVITSPHEENNMYVQQRDEYLEHVCEMAVRKVSIITIFGALTNSSMKIDHYQLEHDKPMKGMRYEDLVNKDLIVQIRKEFGMMYNDFYMVLTDFDMKVKQSYEVPIAMKAVFDYVDTFSSRIKEMEQQKKDGVVCKKEDKPRSLENFLSRFRWRRRLFLISAPNDEEWAYQQQLYALTSQACNLGLRHISVLKLVGVDTADMGGVLELYPINGSASVEREGISPALVKDIRNYFQISPEYFSMLLVGKDGNVKSWYPSPMWSMAIIYDLVDSMQLRRQEMAIQQSLGMRCPEDEYGGYGYHHHGYHDGYQDGYHQGYGY